One Sphaerisporangium krabiense DNA segment encodes these proteins:
- a CDS encoding sulfotransferase family protein: MTWQGKLHNAFGRYTGFQIKRVGNAGRVAEKAAPAPDDLVRPPADPAADRLLTAPVFVMSPVRSGSTLLRAMLNAHPALHAPHELHVRRLTVGFGTALAEKAMAELGHNQADLEHLLWDRVLHRELVRSGKRHIVDKTPANAFAYKRIAACWPDARFVFLLRHPASIATSWFEAGAGRRTHEEAAADALRYMKAVQRARAALPGPTVRYEDLTADPEKETRALCAFLDLPWEPAMLAYGSPDVVVKGLGDWKDKIRSGSVQPGRDLPRPEDVPEILRPMCETWGYLPGTAASA, from the coding sequence ATGACATGGCAGGGCAAGTTGCACAACGCGTTCGGTAGATATACCGGATTTCAGATAAAGCGAGTAGGAAATGCGGGACGCGTCGCGGAGAAGGCCGCTCCAGCCCCCGACGATCTGGTGCGCCCGCCCGCCGACCCCGCCGCCGACCGGCTGCTGACCGCGCCCGTCTTCGTCATGTCCCCGGTGCGATCCGGCTCGACGCTGCTGCGCGCGATGCTGAACGCGCACCCGGCCCTGCACGCCCCCCACGAGCTGCACGTCCGCAGGCTGACCGTCGGGTTCGGCACGGCCCTTGCCGAGAAGGCCATGGCCGAGCTCGGGCACAACCAGGCCGACCTGGAACACCTGCTGTGGGACCGGGTGCTGCACCGCGAGCTGGTGCGCAGCGGGAAGCGCCACATCGTCGACAAGACCCCCGCCAACGCCTTCGCCTACAAGCGCATCGCCGCCTGCTGGCCGGACGCCCGGTTCGTCTTCCTGCTGCGCCACCCGGCGTCGATCGCGACCTCCTGGTTCGAGGCCGGCGCGGGCAGGCGCACGCACGAGGAGGCCGCCGCCGACGCGCTGCGCTACATGAAGGCGGTGCAGCGGGCCAGGGCGGCGCTGCCCGGCCCGACCGTCCGTTACGAGGACCTGACCGCCGACCCCGAGAAGGAGACCCGCGCCCTCTGCGCCTTCCTCGACCTGCCCTGGGAGCCCGCGATGCTCGCGTACGGCAGCCCCGACGTGGTGGTCAAGGGCCTCGGGGACTGGAAGGACAAGATCCGTTCCGGCAGCGTGCAGCCCGGCAGGGACCTGCCCCGCCCCGAGGACGTCCCCGAGATCCTGCGGCCGATGTGCGAGACCTGGGGCTACCTGCCCGGGACGGCGGCCTCCGCGTGA
- a CDS encoding glycosyltransferase family 4 protein yields MKIRYMLLHAYGMGGTIRTVISQANAMASLGHEAEIVSVVRRRDEPQFAIDPRVSLTTLADQRDGVPEDGLGRRAWRRIRGKIVPHGEFAARYFTEAVERAAIGYVASLRDGVLVTTRPALNLIAARRGHKSVVRVAQEHMSLDAYREGVRHDIARYYGAFDAIAVLTRTNLREFRRLFPRGPIMRIPNAVEAGDGRHSSGRNPVVAAAGRLVAQKGFDMLIPAFAQVARRHPEWRLRVFGTGPKKAALAALIEEHGLGDHVTLMGRSTTLQDELADASVYALSSRFEGLPMVMIEAMTHALPVVAFDCPTGPADVLTHGRDGLLVPPGDVDALAAALDRLVADRDLRVRMGAAAAATAADYAPEVVMPLWEHLFEELLAGAPVGGSRWA; encoded by the coding sequence GTGAAGATCCGCTACATGCTCCTGCACGCCTACGGCATGGGAGGGACCATACGGACGGTGATCAGCCAGGCGAACGCGATGGCGTCCCTCGGCCACGAGGCCGAGATCGTCAGCGTCGTGCGCCGCCGCGACGAGCCCCAGTTCGCGATCGACCCGCGCGTGTCCCTGACCACGCTGGCCGACCAGCGCGACGGCGTCCCCGAGGACGGCCTGGGCCGCCGCGCGTGGCGCAGGATCCGCGGCAAGATCGTCCCGCACGGGGAGTTCGCCGCGCGCTACTTCACCGAGGCCGTCGAGCGGGCCGCCATCGGCTACGTCGCCTCCCTGCGCGACGGCGTCCTCGTCACCACCCGCCCGGCGCTCAACCTCATCGCCGCGCGGCGCGGCCACAAGAGCGTCGTCCGCGTGGCGCAGGAGCACATGAGCCTGGACGCCTACCGCGAGGGCGTGCGCCACGACATCGCCAGGTACTACGGCGCCTTCGACGCGATCGCCGTCCTGACCAGGACCAACCTGCGCGAGTTCCGCCGGCTGTTCCCCCGCGGGCCCATCATGAGGATCCCGAACGCGGTCGAGGCCGGGGACGGCAGGCACTCCAGCGGGCGCAACCCCGTCGTGGCCGCCGCGGGCAGGCTCGTCGCGCAGAAGGGGTTCGACATGCTGATCCCGGCGTTCGCCCAGGTGGCGCGGCGGCACCCGGAGTGGCGGCTGCGCGTGTTCGGCACCGGGCCGAAGAAGGCCGCGCTCGCCGCGCTGATCGAGGAGCACGGCCTCGGCGACCACGTCACGCTGATGGGCCGCAGCACCACCTTGCAGGACGAGCTGGCCGACGCGTCCGTCTACGCGCTCAGCTCGCGCTTCGAGGGCCTGCCGATGGTGATGATCGAGGCGATGACGCACGCGCTGCCGGTCGTGGCCTTCGACTGCCCGACCGGCCCCGCCGACGTCCTCACCCACGGCAGGGACGGCCTGCTCGTCCCGCCCGGCGACGTCGACGCGCTGGCCGCCGCGCTGGACCGGCTCGTCGCCGACCGCGACCTGCGGGTTCGCATGGGCGCGGCCGCCGCGGCCACGGCCGCCGACTACGCGCCCGAGGTCGTCATGCCGCTCTGGGAGCACCTGTTCGAGGAACTGCTCGCCGGCGCCCCCGTCGGCGGCTCGCGCTGGGCGTGA
- a CDS encoding RNA polymerase sigma factor, translating to MGAADVEAVWRIESARIVAALTRFTGDFGLAEDAAQEAVAEALVSWPIASPANPAGWLMATARRRAIDAIRRRTALQDRYALLAADLAADSAAGPALDEEIDFDRIDDDVLALMFVSCHPVLSPEARVALTLRVVGGLSSEEIARAFCVPVPTVQARITRGKKTIAAAGVPFELPPAAERRERLGDVLSVLYVIFTEGSTATSGDRLLRPDVAYEAIRLARTLAALQPREPEVHGLLALFELTAARFPARTGPDGSPVLLDEQDRRLWDFSAIRRGLAALAKASARGLGPYGLQAAIAATHAAAPSVEATDWDRIVVLYEALGRVAPSPVVELNRAVAVAMASGPARGLAIVDELIASNRLPGSHLIPTVRGELLARLGRHPEARAELELAARLCANQRERSVLLRKAATLT from the coding sequence ATGGGCGCGGCCGATGTGGAGGCCGTCTGGCGGATCGAGTCGGCGCGGATCGTCGCCGCGCTGACCCGGTTCACCGGCGATTTCGGGCTGGCGGAGGACGCGGCCCAGGAGGCGGTGGCCGAGGCGCTGGTGTCGTGGCCGATCGCCTCTCCGGCGAATCCGGCCGGTTGGCTGATGGCCACGGCCCGGCGTCGGGCGATCGACGCGATCCGCCGCCGGACCGCGCTCCAGGACCGGTACGCCCTGCTGGCGGCCGACCTGGCGGCAGACTCGGCGGCCGGCCCGGCGCTCGACGAAGAGATCGATTTCGACAGGATCGATGACGATGTGCTGGCGCTGATGTTCGTCAGCTGTCACCCTGTGCTCTCCCCCGAGGCCCGGGTGGCGCTGACCCTGCGCGTGGTCGGCGGCCTGTCCAGCGAGGAGATCGCCCGCGCGTTCTGCGTACCCGTGCCGACCGTGCAGGCCCGCATCACCCGGGGCAAGAAGACGATCGCGGCGGCCGGGGTGCCGTTCGAGCTGCCGCCGGCCGCCGAGCGCCGGGAGCGGCTGGGCGACGTGCTCAGCGTCCTCTACGTGATCTTCACCGAGGGGTCGACGGCCACCTCCGGCGACCGGCTGCTGCGCCCCGACGTCGCCTACGAGGCGATCCGGCTGGCCCGCACGCTTGCCGCGCTGCAGCCGCGGGAGCCGGAGGTGCACGGCCTGCTGGCGTTGTTCGAGCTGACGGCCGCGCGTTTCCCGGCCAGGACCGGCCCCGACGGTTCGCCGGTCCTGCTGGACGAGCAGGACCGGCGGCTGTGGGACTTCTCGGCGATCCGCCGCGGGCTGGCCGCGCTGGCCAAGGCGTCGGCGCGCGGCCTCGGCCCCTACGGCCTTCAGGCCGCGATCGCCGCCACCCACGCGGCGGCGCCCTCGGTCGAGGCGACCGACTGGGACCGGATCGTGGTGCTCTACGAGGCGCTCGGCCGGGTCGCGCCCTCGCCGGTGGTCGAGCTCAACCGGGCCGTCGCCGTCGCCATGGCCTCCGGCCCGGCGCGAGGCCTGGCCATCGTGGACGAGCTGATCGCCTCGAACCGGCTCCCCGGTTCGCATCTGATCCCGACCGTACGCGGTGAGCTGCTGGCCCGACTCGGACGGCACCCGGAAGCGCGCGCCGAGCTGGAGCTGGCGGCCCGGCTGTGCGCCAACCAGCGCGAACGCTCAGTGCTGCTGCGCAAGGCGGCCACGCTGACCTGA
- a CDS encoding acyltransferase family protein: MDHRSRLAWLDALRGIGAIAVVGEHLLPWVVPWLRPYWFNLGIYGVLVFFLVSGYIIPTSLERHGDVRAFWIGRAFRLYPLYLAVAAFVLALSPWVAIRDAVPRDPSAVAAHATMLLDVVGVGGVTDTMWTLSYEMVFYLLVTALFTTGTHTRAWVPAVAFGMAAVVEGLLVGAALLTGAWVAWASCGVFLAGMACLLAGRFRTAAACALGAMALVLVAAGSRVPWLGLAILAVMFAGTAIRRWEQGAGRLWPVAVTAALVAVAPIWAIQGGWWWVRPQVWLTTVALAGATFAGAMALRGRRMPRALLWLGLVSYSLYLVHHPLLKLGVQITGDLRWAPPSAQILAAVAFLTLILAVSALSYRYVERPMQNLGRRLATRRVPAAAPRVPVKG, encoded by the coding sequence ATGGACCATCGCTCGCGGCTCGCGTGGCTGGACGCGCTGCGCGGGATCGGCGCGATCGCGGTGGTGGGAGAGCATCTGCTGCCGTGGGTGGTGCCCTGGCTGCGGCCGTACTGGTTCAACCTGGGCATCTACGGCGTCCTGGTCTTCTTCCTGGTCAGCGGGTACATCATCCCGACGTCGCTGGAACGGCACGGCGACGTCCGCGCGTTCTGGATCGGCCGCGCGTTCCGCCTCTACCCGCTCTACCTGGCGGTCGCCGCGTTCGTACTGGCGCTGAGCCCGTGGGTCGCGATCCGGGACGCGGTGCCGCGCGACCCGTCCGCGGTGGCCGCGCACGCGACGATGCTGCTGGACGTGGTCGGCGTCGGCGGCGTCACCGACACGATGTGGACGCTGTCGTACGAAATGGTGTTCTACCTGCTGGTGACCGCGTTGTTCACGACAGGAACGCACACCCGCGCCTGGGTGCCGGCCGTGGCGTTCGGCATGGCGGCCGTCGTGGAGGGGCTGCTGGTCGGCGCGGCGCTCCTGACGGGCGCGTGGGTCGCGTGGGCGTCGTGCGGGGTCTTCCTCGCGGGGATGGCGTGCCTGCTCGCCGGCCGGTTCCGCACGGCGGCGGCGTGCGCGCTGGGGGCCATGGCGCTGGTGCTGGTCGCGGCGGGCAGCAGGGTCCCCTGGCTGGGCCTGGCGATCCTCGCGGTCATGTTCGCCGGGACCGCGATCCGCCGGTGGGAGCAGGGCGCCGGACGCCTGTGGCCGGTGGCGGTGACGGCGGCGCTGGTGGCGGTCGCCCCGATATGGGCGATCCAGGGCGGCTGGTGGTGGGTGCGCCCGCAGGTGTGGCTCACCACCGTGGCGCTGGCCGGGGCGACGTTCGCGGGGGCGATGGCGCTGCGCGGCCGGCGGATGCCCCGGGCGCTGCTCTGGCTGGGCCTGGTCAGCTACTCGCTCTACCTGGTCCATCACCCGCTGCTGAAGCTGGGCGTCCAGATCACCGGGGACCTGCGCTGGGCGCCGCCGTCCGCGCAGATCCTCGCCGCCGTGGCCTTCCTGACGCTGATCCTGGCCGTCAGCGCCCTGTCCTACCGGTACGTCGAAAGGCCGATGCAGAACCTCGGACGCCGCCTCGCGACCCGGCGCGTACCGGCCGCCGCCCCCCGCGTCCCGGTGAAAGGGTGA
- a CDS encoding copper resistance CopC family protein, with translation MKSSFFRTLLVLCLSGVVLGLAAPSALAHDSLKSSSPAKNAVVSGLDKIELEFSARVNFPAVVLTDASGKRYEAGSPRAEGPKVVQNVTGPLPSGDYVIAWRVVSSDGHPVEGEIPFKVNAPGGAPAPAAPVVSATPAAETSQGAFPTWILVVAVFVVIAVVVTFRTRAGSSSGAAKPGATPERD, from the coding sequence GTGAAATCGTCTTTCTTCCGAACCCTGCTCGTGCTCTGCCTGTCCGGGGTCGTCCTCGGGCTCGCGGCCCCGTCCGCGCTGGCGCACGACAGCCTGAAAAGCAGTTCCCCGGCGAAGAACGCCGTCGTGTCCGGCCTCGACAAGATAGAGCTGGAGTTCAGCGCGCGCGTGAACTTCCCCGCGGTCGTCCTGACCGACGCGAGCGGGAAGCGGTACGAGGCCGGGTCCCCGCGTGCCGAGGGCCCGAAGGTCGTGCAGAACGTCACCGGGCCGCTTCCCTCCGGCGACTACGTCATCGCCTGGAGGGTCGTGTCCTCCGACGGGCACCCGGTGGAGGGGGAGATCCCGTTCAAGGTGAACGCGCCGGGCGGTGCTCCGGCGCCGGCGGCCCCCGTGGTCTCGGCGACCCCCGCCGCCGAGACATCGCAGGGAGCATTCCCGACGTGGATCCTGGTCGTCGCCGTGTTCGTGGTGATCGCGGTGGTCGTGACGTTCCGTACCCGCGCCGGGTCCTCCTCCGGCGCCGCCAAGCCCGGCGCCACGCCGGAGAGGGATTGA
- a CDS encoding MFS transporter translates to MEASLALRLARSAVFTVVCVGLAAGAHRFAGADGPGVGALASGGLAVMAATALLARRERSPATVVAWLLAGQLLLHKWFGAAVVAAPVHGHGMPVAHGQGLGVGVGMLLAHLTAALLTGWWLARGESALWSLLRAAGARAVRRLGVPLALLRRGTAPPPRPVPVRDVHAVRIPAGRVLRHSLARRGPPPVTVF, encoded by the coding sequence ATGGAGGCAAGCCTGGCGTTGCGGCTCGCGCGGTCGGCGGTGTTCACGGTCGTCTGCGTAGGGCTTGCCGCCGGGGCACACCGCTTCGCGGGCGCCGACGGCCCCGGGGTGGGGGCGCTGGCCTCCGGCGGGCTCGCCGTCATGGCCGCCACGGCGCTCCTCGCCCGGCGCGAGCGCTCGCCCGCGACCGTGGTCGCCTGGCTGCTGGCCGGGCAGCTCCTTCTGCACAAATGGTTCGGCGCCGCCGTCGTCGCGGCCCCGGTCCACGGGCACGGCATGCCCGTGGCGCACGGGCAGGGGCTCGGCGTGGGCGTCGGCATGCTGCTGGCCCACCTCACGGCCGCGCTCCTCACCGGCTGGTGGCTGGCCCGCGGGGAGTCGGCGCTGTGGTCGCTGCTGCGCGCGGCCGGGGCCCGCGCGGTGCGGCGCCTGGGCGTGCCGCTCGCGCTGCTCCGCCGCGGGACGGCCCCGCCGCCGCGCCCCGTTCCCGTCCGGGACGTCCACGCCGTACGGATCCCGGCCGGCCGGGTCCTGCGGCACTCCCTCGCGCGGCGCGGCCCGCCGCCGGTCACGGTGTTCTGA
- a CDS encoding M28 family peptidase, which yields MKPPNKSRAMLAVAVGAALMAGALTTPALAASAAPPVKPSPKITDPKSLAVASADKAAASGLDELKKGPEESYVRAGVTSGPGGMQYVAYERTFKGLPLVGGDAVVVTDAAGRIRDTTGANGPTPRDLPIVPRISPEKAAAVAKARMTRVDETGTPRLVVLAWGGKFRLTWEVAVSGVAKGKPSSQQVYVDARTGKYADSSESVWAGTGNGNHNGQVTIDTGRSGTSYTLTDPNRPGLSCGGQSGGAYTKSTDSWGNGSGTDLETACVDVMYAAQREWDMLKDWLNRNGVNGSGRTYPAKVGLQEVNAFFYGSYTSFGRNQAGNKQLTSIDVVAHEYGHGVFQDTPGGSGSQNDNERGGLNESTGDIFGALTEAYAGNAKDTPDYTVGEMVNLSGNGPIRNMYNPSAVNNDPNCYSSSIPNTEVHAAAGPQNHWFYLLAEGSAPGGGKPSSPVCSGGAVTGIGIQKAGKIFMGALMRKGSTWRHANVRAASIAAAVELFGNGTECVTVKAAWSAVSVPAGANEPSCQAGPGDQDFSLTLNPPSGTVQPGQQATTTVATQTTVGTAQTVSLTASGLPSGATATFTPASVTSGGSSTLAISTSSSTPTGSYTVTVTGRGNGSGSPSHTASYTLTVGNGPGPGNPPPDISVANVKTHLQQFQTIASVNGGNRHATSTGYSQSVLYVEHLLQEAGYTVTRNNCTGCTGGAGPNLIADWPGGDADQVIMSGAHLDSVQAGPGINDNGSGSAALLEVALTLAQKNPTMLKHVRFGWWTDEEQGLNGSKSYVNSLSSTERSKIKLYLNYDMIGSTNGGYFINNINTAAATDLKAFYTALNLQPEENTEGANRSDDASFRNAGIATSGVAAGASAIKTSAQATKWGGTANRAYDSCYHAACDTTTNINDTVLDRAADAAAYAIWKQAVGNDPGPTRDFAVAVNPSSGTVQPGQQTTATISTQTTAGNAQTVNLSASVSPSGPSVSVNPAQVTSGGSATLTVSTSPSTPAGSYTVTVTGAGETGTRTATYGLTVTGGGGDRVFTNDADFAITDNGYAFSPVESTATGQATSPVKVTATVNHPCSESLSVWLLPPGGSEFIPVKDMEFGGCTPWSGPRSFDVPADFPASGTWYLLVMDNLQDGNTGTLDTWSIAL from the coding sequence GTGAAACCCCCCAACAAGTCCAGAGCCATGCTCGCGGTCGCCGTCGGCGCCGCTCTCATGGCCGGAGCGCTCACCACCCCGGCACTGGCCGCCTCGGCCGCCCCGCCGGTGAAACCCTCTCCCAAGATCACCGATCCGAAGTCGCTGGCCGTCGCGTCCGCCGACAAGGCCGCCGCCAGCGGACTGGACGAGCTGAAGAAGGGCCCCGAGGAGTCCTACGTCCGCGCCGGCGTCACCTCCGGCCCCGGCGGCATGCAGTACGTCGCCTACGAGCGCACCTTCAAGGGCCTGCCGCTGGTCGGCGGCGACGCGGTCGTCGTCACCGACGCGGCCGGGCGGATCCGCGACACCACGGGCGCCAACGGCCCCACCCCGCGCGACCTGCCGATCGTCCCGCGGATCTCCCCCGAGAAGGCCGCCGCCGTCGCCAAGGCGCGGATGACGCGCGTCGACGAGACGGGGACGCCGCGCCTGGTCGTGCTGGCCTGGGGCGGGAAGTTCCGCCTGACCTGGGAGGTCGCGGTCAGCGGCGTCGCCAAGGGCAAGCCGTCCTCCCAGCAGGTGTACGTCGACGCCCGCACCGGCAAGTACGCCGACTCCTCCGAATCGGTGTGGGCCGGGACCGGCAACGGCAACCACAACGGTCAGGTCACCATCGACACCGGCCGTTCCGGCACCTCGTACACGCTGACCGACCCCAACCGTCCCGGCCTGTCCTGCGGCGGCCAGAGCGGCGGCGCGTACACCAAGAGCACCGACTCCTGGGGCAACGGCTCGGGCACCGACCTGGAGACCGCGTGCGTGGACGTCATGTACGCCGCGCAGCGCGAGTGGGACATGCTCAAGGACTGGCTGAACCGCAACGGCGTCAACGGCTCGGGCAGGACCTATCCCGCGAAGGTCGGCCTGCAGGAGGTCAACGCCTTCTTCTACGGGAGCTACACCAGCTTCGGCCGCAACCAGGCCGGCAACAAGCAGCTCACCTCGATCGACGTGGTCGCCCACGAGTACGGCCATGGCGTCTTCCAGGACACTCCCGGCGGCTCGGGCTCGCAGAACGACAACGAGCGCGGCGGCCTCAACGAGTCCACCGGCGACATCTTCGGCGCGCTGACCGAGGCGTACGCCGGCAACGCCAAGGACACTCCGGACTACACCGTCGGCGAGATGGTGAACCTGTCCGGCAACGGCCCGATCCGCAACATGTACAACCCGTCGGCCGTCAACAACGACCCGAACTGCTATTCCTCCTCGATCCCCAACACCGAGGTGCACGCGGCGGCGGGCCCGCAGAACCACTGGTTCTACCTGCTCGCCGAGGGAAGCGCCCCCGGCGGCGGCAAGCCCAGCAGCCCGGTGTGCTCGGGCGGCGCGGTCACCGGCATCGGCATCCAGAAGGCCGGCAAGATCTTCATGGGCGCGCTGATGCGCAAGGGCTCGACCTGGCGGCACGCCAACGTCCGGGCCGCCTCGATCGCCGCCGCGGTCGAGCTGTTCGGCAACGGCACCGAGTGCGTCACGGTCAAGGCCGCCTGGAGCGCGGTCAGCGTACCGGCGGGCGCCAACGAGCCGTCCTGCCAGGCCGGCCCCGGCGACCAGGACTTCTCCCTGACGCTGAACCCGCCGTCCGGCACCGTGCAGCCGGGACAGCAGGCCACCACCACCGTCGCCACGCAGACCACCGTGGGCACCGCGCAGACGGTCTCCCTGACGGCCTCGGGGTTGCCGTCAGGCGCCACCGCGACCTTCACCCCCGCCTCGGTGACGTCGGGCGGCTCCTCGACGCTGGCCATCTCGACCTCGTCGAGCACCCCCACCGGCTCCTACACGGTGACCGTCACCGGCAGGGGCAACGGCAGCGGAAGCCCGTCCCACACCGCGTCCTACACGCTGACGGTCGGCAACGGCCCCGGCCCGGGCAACCCTCCGCCGGACATCAGCGTGGCCAACGTCAAGACCCACCTGCAGCAGTTCCAGACCATCGCCTCGGTCAACGGCGGCAACCGCCACGCGACCAGCACCGGCTACAGCCAGTCGGTGCTCTACGTCGAGCACCTGCTGCAGGAGGCCGGCTACACCGTCACCCGCAACAACTGCACCGGCTGCACCGGCGGCGCAGGTCCGAACCTGATCGCCGACTGGCCCGGCGGCGACGCCGACCAGGTCATCATGTCCGGCGCCCACCTCGACAGCGTCCAGGCCGGCCCCGGCATCAACGACAACGGCTCGGGCTCGGCCGCGCTGCTGGAGGTCGCGCTGACCCTGGCGCAGAAGAACCCGACGATGCTCAAGCACGTGCGGTTCGGCTGGTGGACCGACGAGGAGCAGGGCCTCAACGGCTCGAAGTCCTACGTCAACTCGCTCAGCTCCACCGAGCGGAGCAAGATCAAGCTCTACCTCAACTACGACATGATCGGCTCCACCAACGGCGGCTACTTCATCAACAACATCAACACCGCCGCCGCGACCGACCTGAAGGCGTTCTACACCGCCCTCAACCTGCAACCGGAGGAGAACACCGAGGGCGCCAACCGCTCCGACGACGCCTCCTTCCGCAACGCGGGCATCGCCACCTCGGGCGTCGCGGCGGGCGCCAGCGCCATCAAGACGTCCGCGCAGGCGACCAAGTGGGGCGGCACGGCCAACCGGGCGTACGACTCCTGCTACCACGCGGCCTGCGACACCACCACCAACATCAACGACACCGTGCTCGACCGGGCCGCGGACGCCGCCGCGTACGCGATCTGGAAGCAGGCCGTCGGCAACGATCCCGGCCCGACGCGTGACTTCGCGGTCGCGGTGAACCCGTCCTCGGGCACCGTGCAGCCGGGACAGCAGACCACCGCGACGATCTCCACCCAGACCACCGCGGGCAACGCCCAGACGGTGAACCTGTCGGCGAGCGTCAGCCCGTCCGGCCCGTCGGTCAGCGTCAACCCCGCCCAGGTCACCTCGGGCGGTTCGGCGACGCTGACCGTGTCCACCTCCCCCTCCACACCGGCCGGAAGCTACACCGTGACCGTCACCGGCGCGGGCGAGACCGGCACCCGGACGGCGACGTACGGCCTGACCGTCACCGGCGGCGGCGGGGACCGTGTCTTCACCAACGACGCCGACTTCGCGATCACCGACAACGGGTACGCGTTCAGCCCGGTCGAGTCGACCGCGACCGGGCAGGCCACCTCCCCGGTGAAGGTGACGGCCACCGTGAACCACCCGTGCTCGGAGAGTCTGAGCGTGTGGCTGCTGCCTCCGGGCGGCTCGGAGTTCATCCCGGTCAAGGACATGGAGTTCGGTGGCTGCACCCCGTGGTCCGGGCCGCGCTCCTTCGACGTCCCGGCGGACTTCCCGGCGAGCGGCACCTGGTACCTGCTGGTCATGGACAACCTCCAGGACGGCAACACCGGCACCCTCGACACCTGGAGCATCGCCCTCTGA
- a CDS encoding MerR family transcriptional regulator, whose protein sequence is MRIGELSRRTGVSERALRYYEEQGLLEPARRPSGYREYGERDVSRVRRIRTLLAAGVGTPMIARIVRLLDQHEPPRSPEEQRTPAAPPAGPGTPAAPTPSSPAAPSPALPAELVSALEDERDRISAAIGDLAAAHALLESLPAPPAPSPARPRSSPAPPPPSPVPAAPFPPPPPMPVQEAAAGTDRAEIGARVRDLRTARGMTQRELAGERYSRALLAAVEAGTRSATADLLAYLAERLGIGQDELRFGRPPGAAEALRAQLEEARRRSWQGDHAQAMAMAAEAETRAERYRLPGLVCYARFCQGEALLRASDVSGALVVLRRAAESHDGGVLDDAGVLGARVRARIAACLFVSGRLGAAVAEAESALGALRATGASCPDAELWLLTALIHPSMELGALERAWRLVNEGAALLPHASDREAVANFLMQAAQVWEVRGEAREAERALTEALDIFGELGMRFEIAQCHWGRGYVLMPQGRLEEAREELVRSREIFDLAGSAHGYSGATVVLADVLTLQGRTDEAAAMCREAASLAQAVGYQETVATAHRLLAQITAQEGDAETAEELLADAVERCGRAGLNRELVVSCRVYGELLAGQGRLEEAVAVLRRGIAGITGSG, encoded by the coding sequence ATGCGCATCGGGGAGCTGTCCCGGCGGACCGGGGTCAGCGAGCGGGCGCTGCGCTACTACGAGGAGCAGGGCCTCCTCGAACCGGCCCGCCGCCCGAGCGGCTACCGCGAGTACGGCGAGCGCGACGTGAGCAGGGTGCGCCGGATCAGGACGCTGCTGGCCGCCGGCGTCGGCACCCCGATGATCGCGCGGATCGTCCGGCTCCTGGATCAGCACGAACCACCACGAAGCCCCGAGGAGCAGCGGACGCCTGCCGCGCCGCCCGCCGGCCCCGGCACGCCCGCCGCGCCGACGCCCTCCTCACCGGCCGCGCCTTCGCCCGCGCTGCCCGCGGAGCTGGTGTCGGCGTTGGAAGACGAGCGGGACCGGATCAGCGCCGCGATCGGCGACCTGGCCGCCGCGCACGCCCTGCTGGAGTCCCTGCCGGCCCCGCCCGCGCCGTCCCCCGCCCGGCCGAGGTCGTCCCCTGCCCCGCCGCCCCCGTCCCCCGTCCCGGCGGCGCCGTTCCCTCCCCCACCGCCGATGCCCGTCCAGGAGGCCGCCGCGGGGACGGATCGGGCCGAGATCGGCGCCCGGGTCCGCGACCTGCGGACCGCCCGGGGCATGACCCAGCGTGAGCTGGCCGGGGAGCGTTACAGCCGGGCCCTGCTCGCGGCCGTCGAGGCCGGGACCAGGTCGGCGACGGCGGACCTGCTGGCCTACCTGGCCGAGCGCCTCGGGATCGGGCAGGACGAGCTGCGGTTCGGCCGTCCTCCGGGGGCCGCCGAGGCGCTGCGGGCACAGCTCGAGGAGGCCCGGCGCCGGTCCTGGCAGGGCGATCATGCCCAGGCGATGGCGATGGCCGCCGAGGCCGAGACCAGGGCCGAACGCTACCGACTACCCGGCTTGGTGTGTTACGCGCGGTTCTGCCAGGGGGAGGCGCTGCTGCGCGCGAGCGACGTCTCCGGCGCGCTGGTGGTGCTGCGGCGGGCGGCCGAGTCGCACGATGGCGGCGTGCTGGACGACGCCGGGGTCCTGGGTGCGCGCGTGCGGGCCCGCATCGCCGCGTGCCTGTTCGTCTCGGGCAGGCTCGGCGCCGCGGTGGCTGAGGCGGAGTCCGCGCTCGGCGCGCTGCGCGCCACCGGCGCCTCCTGTCCAGACGCCGAGTTGTGGCTGCTCACCGCGTTGATCCACCCGTCGATGGAGCTTGGTGCGCTGGAACGTGCCTGGCGGCTCGTGAACGAGGGGGCCGCGCTGCTTCCGCACGCGAGCGACAGGGAGGCCGTCGCGAACTTTCTCATGCAGGCGGCCCAGGTATGGGAGGTGCGGGGCGAGGCACGGGAGGCCGAGCGCGCGCTGACCGAGGCGCTGGACATCTTCGGAGAGCTCGGCATGCGGTTCGAGATCGCGCAATGCCACTGGGGACGCGGATACGTCCTCATGCCGCAGGGTCGGCTGGAGGAGGCGCGCGAGGAGCTCGTCCGGTCCCGCGAGATCTTCGACCTGGCCGGGTCGGCGCACGGCTACTCAGGCGCGACGGTGGTGCTGGCCGATGTCCTGACGCTGCAGGGCCGGACCGATGAGGCGGCCGCGATGTGCCGGGAGGCCGCCTCGCTCGCCCAGGCGGTCGGGTACCAGGAGACCGTCGCGACGGCGCACCGGCTGCTCGCGCAGATCACGGCCCAGGAGGGCGACGCGGAGACGGCGGAGGAACTGCTGGCCGACGCGGTCGAGCGGTGCGGCAGGGCCGGGCTGAACCGGGAGCTGGTCGTCTCCTGCCGCGTGTACGGCGAGCTGCTCGCCGGCCAGGGACGCCTGGAGGAGGCGGTGGCCGTGCTCCGCCGCGGCATCGCCGGCATCACGGGCTCAGGGTGA